A single region of the Alteriqipengyuania flavescens genome encodes:
- a CDS encoding 6-phosphogluconolactonase, producing MTNVDIIENADHSVIADWLENRLAAALAEGEGPVTITVPGGSTPFPVMELLAKRDLDWSRIVIWPGDDRVVDPSHEASNEGRIRAIFEPVGAEVTALTVMEQIPPFALAWLGMGADGHIASLFPNTDPQADDPRAIVRLTPDPLPPEAPFDRISLTMPSILGAGELLFTLGGSADKRAVFDAAVAGENDLPIARLLAAARQKVTCFA from the coding sequence ATGACCAACGTCGACATCATCGAAAACGCCGACCATTCCGTCATCGCCGACTGGCTGGAAAACCGCCTCGCCGCGGCGCTGGCCGAAGGGGAGGGACCGGTAACCATCACCGTGCCGGGCGGATCGACCCCGTTCCCGGTGATGGAATTGCTGGCGAAACGCGATCTCGACTGGAGCAGGATCGTGATCTGGCCGGGCGATGACCGCGTGGTCGACCCATCGCACGAGGCCAGCAACGAAGGCCGCATCCGCGCGATTTTCGAGCCTGTCGGCGCGGAAGTGACCGCGTTGACGGTGATGGAGCAGATCCCGCCGTTTGCGCTCGCCTGGCTCGGCATGGGCGCCGACGGGCACATCGCCTCGCTGTTCCCGAACACCGATCCGCAGGCCGACGATCCGCGCGCCATTGTGCGCCTGACGCCCGATCCGCTGCCGCCCGAAGCCCCGTTCGACCGCATCAGCCTGACGATGCCGAGCATTCTCGGCGCCGGCGAACTGCTGTTTACCCTGGGCGGGAGTGCCGACAAGCGCGCGGTGTTCGACGCGGCCGTCGCAGGCGAGAACGACCTGCCCATCGCGCGGCTGCTGGCTGCGGCGAGGCAGAAGGTGACATGCTTCGCCTGA